In the genome of Deltaproteobacteria bacterium, one region contains:
- a CDS encoding zinc/iron-chelating domain-containing protein — MGEPGGVIEPVRLEKDSTFTFRCYPGISCFNRCCHNVNIILTPYDIVQIKNRLGLTADMFLQLYTTPEILGQTELPIARLKMLEDEGGRCPFVSPKGCQIYSDRPVCCRYYPLGIASLRQQDKLKGEEEEFFFVVREDHCMGFKESTEWTVDSWRADQGADLYDSMNRGWLELLLRKSSFGKAVEMPEKAKHLFYMVTTNMERFRQFVFQSPFLGSFAVNDNTLKEILGDDVALMQFGFEYLKHVVFGVESDIIRLKKDVLDKTVKKIIKKRRKKGKKSRKSAKGGR, encoded by the coding sequence ATGGGTGAGCCCGGCGGGGTGATAGAGCCTGTCCGCCTTGAAAAGGACAGCACCTTCACTTTCCGCTGCTACCCGGGGATATCCTGTTTCAACCGGTGCTGCCACAACGTAAATATTATTCTCACTCCGTACGATATAGTTCAGATCAAGAACAGGCTCGGCCTTACAGCGGATATGTTCTTGCAACTCTATACGACACCTGAGATACTCGGCCAGACAGAACTGCCGATTGCCAGGCTCAAGATGCTGGAAGATGAAGGAGGGCGCTGCCCCTTTGTCAGCCCGAAAGGTTGTCAGATCTATTCCGACCGTCCTGTCTGCTGTCGCTACTATCCACTGGGAATTGCAAGTCTCAGGCAGCAGGATAAGCTCAAAGGAGAGGAAGAAGAGTTCTTTTTTGTGGTCAGAGAGGACCACTGTATGGGATTTAAGGAGTCCACCGAGTGGACTGTTGACTCCTGGAGGGCAGACCAGGGGGCCGACCTCTATGACTCAATGAACCGCGGATGGCTCGAACTCCTTCTGCGCAAAAGCTCTTTTGGCAAAGCGGTCGAGATGCCCGAAAAGGCAAAGCACCTGTTTTACATGGTTACGACCAATATGGAACGATTCAGGCAATTCGTCTTTCAGAGCCCCTTTCTTGGCTCATTTGCAGTAAATGATAATACCCTCAAGGAGATACTGGGAGACGATGTCGCCCTCATGCAGTTCGGGTTTGAGTATCTGAAGCACGTGGTCTTCGGAGTAGAATCCGATATAATCAGGCTAAAAAAGGACGTACTTGACAAAACAGTTAAGAAAATCATCAAGAAGAGACGTAAAAAAGGCAAGAAATCCAGAAAATCGGCCAAGGGCGGACGGTGA
- a CDS encoding nitrate ABC transporter ATP-binding protein, whose amino-acid sequence MHIACRHLHYTYPGADSPVFNNLDWTLEGPGFFALFGLSGTGKSTLARLISGELSPGQGEIDCPKTGCILYTHNAERIPGWGTVGAHLRSVTPASKTSLLSTILKDYGMEAYLESRFSGLSMGQKNRINFARYLVQEFDLLIADEVLANVDEPTRNHILERLKILFPQKTFLYISHNVLEVARFSQAVYVLPHASAAGTDRIHKITGLGHQEGREASEELVQERVYAILRSAASTSEPRP is encoded by the coding sequence ATGCATATTGCCTGCAGGCATCTCCATTACACTTACCCCGGGGCGGATTCCCCTGTCTTCAATAATCTTGACTGGACATTGGAAGGACCTGGTTTTTTCGCCCTGTTCGGGCTCTCAGGAACGGGGAAGAGTACACTGGCAAGACTTATCAGCGGAGAACTATCCCCAGGGCAGGGTGAAATTGATTGCCCAAAGACCGGGTGCATCCTCTACACCCACAATGCAGAGCGCATACCGGGATGGGGCACGGTCGGCGCACATCTCAGGTCCGTGACCCCGGCCTCCAAGACCTCGCTCCTTTCAACAATACTAAAGGATTACGGAATGGAGGCCTATCTGGAAAGCCGCTTTTCAGGCCTGTCCATGGGACAGAAGAACAGGATAAATTTTGCCAGATATCTGGTCCAGGAATTCGATCTGCTGATAGCGGATGAAGTGCTCGCCAATGTAGATGAGCCTACCCGGAACCACATCCTTGAAAGATTGAAAATCCTGTTTCCTCAAAAGACGTTTCTATATATATCCCATAATGTCCTTGAAGTAGCCCGTTTTTCACAGGCTGTCTATGTCCTTCCCCATGCTTCCGCAGCCGGTACAGACAGGATCCATAAAATAACCGGCCTTGGCCATCAAGAGGGCAGGGAGGCCAGCGAAGAGCTGGTGCAGGAGCGAGTTTACGCAATCCTCAGATCTGCAGCAAGCACCAGTGAGCCCCGGCCGTGA
- a CDS encoding ABC transporter permease, whose protein sequence is MRTLKRLFQFISIYAVALGLLWGVKIVYGFSDYLIPPPLEVLQVAGQNGLIYVKAVLDTLAVAIAGHMVAIVLATVVGLVGRLSSWPGNLTRTAAYNLQAYPIVAVAPIIFLFLGDGLASRLLIAAMICYFPLLLSFIGIFAQPVEEVEHFFRITGRINWRLELSIRTFENLDKITTVIVGSGTMALVGTIIAEFLAATNGIGYIIRKALYQSNLAKILVALFLIGLCSSLYLSFIETIGVWIKNRLRGEKTCLARASTP, encoded by the coding sequence GTGAGGACCCTCAAACGCCTGTTTCAATTTATCTCTATTTATGCAGTTGCTTTAGGCCTGCTTTGGGGCGTAAAGATAGTATACGGTTTTTCTGATTACCTGATACCGCCGCCCCTGGAAGTGTTACAGGTAGCTGGTCAGAATGGCCTGATATACGTGAAAGCAGTGCTGGATACCCTGGCTGTTGCAATAGCAGGACATATGGTTGCCATTGTACTTGCCACCGTAGTCGGGCTCGTGGGCCGCTTGAGTTCCTGGCCGGGCAACCTGACGCGCACAGCGGCCTATAACCTCCAGGCATATCCCATAGTGGCGGTGGCACCAATAATATTCCTGTTCCTGGGTGACGGGCTGGCATCCAGGCTCCTCATAGCGGCGATGATATGTTACTTCCCTTTGCTTCTGAGCTTTATAGGTATATTTGCGCAGCCTGTGGAAGAGGTCGAACATTTTTTCAGGATAACAGGCAGGATCAACTGGAGACTGGAGCTTTCCATAAGGACCTTTGAAAACCTGGACAAGATCACAACCGTGATAGTGGGAAGCGGGACAATGGCACTGGTCGGCACCATAATAGCTGAGTTCCTGGCCGCAACCAACGGGATCGGTTATATAATAAGGAAGGCCCTGTATCAGAGTAATCTGGCAAAGATCCTTGTCGCCCTGTTTTTGATAGGCCTTTGCTCCTCCCTGTATCTGTCTTTCATTGAGACAATCGGGGTGTGGATCAAGAACAGACTTCGTGGGGAAAAAACATGCCTCGCACGTGCTTCAACGCCCTGA